One window from the genome of Acuticoccus sp. I52.16.1 encodes:
- a CDS encoding HlyD family type I secretion periplasmic adaptor subunit: protein MSNVADDEVDTPIFAHTIGHYLRLGAITAAALVLGLGGWAAIAQVSGAVVAHGFVAVDERVKEIQHREGGIVAAIPVKNGDVVAAGDLLVELDDTQPRAGRDLLAAQLTALRARMDRLQAERAKADAVTFGAGLMARADEPAVAEIMAGQRSVFAARRATIDGQTAQLEEQVLQLEQQIGGMEAQLDAKRDEVALIEAELEDLTQLLARDLVPRARVTERRREAARLTGEDGELTARIAAARGRIAEIRMQVLQIETEFQQSVLSEISDLQTEIATLAERNVAADDELSRIEVRAPVGGIVHESAVSTIGGVVAPGGLLMKIVPQSETLVVETRIAPINVDEVSVGQHAQVLLTGLPTRTTPRLNGEVASISAERSVDPATGQSYFTARVTLSPQERARLGAAVVHPGMPAEVFIETRARNVLDYLVEPLFNAANVTFTES, encoded by the coding sequence ATGAGCAACGTCGCCGACGACGAGGTCGACACGCCGATCTTCGCCCACACCATCGGCCACTACCTGCGCCTCGGCGCCATCACGGCGGCCGCGCTGGTGCTGGGGCTCGGCGGGTGGGCCGCGATCGCGCAGGTCTCCGGCGCGGTGGTCGCCCACGGCTTCGTCGCGGTGGACGAGCGCGTCAAGGAGATCCAGCACCGCGAGGGCGGCATCGTCGCCGCGATCCCGGTCAAGAACGGCGACGTCGTCGCGGCGGGCGACCTCCTCGTCGAACTCGACGACACGCAGCCGCGCGCCGGACGCGACCTCCTCGCCGCCCAACTCACCGCGTTGCGTGCCCGCATGGACCGCCTCCAGGCCGAGCGCGCCAAGGCCGACGCCGTCACCTTCGGCGCCGGGCTGATGGCGCGGGCGGACGAGCCGGCGGTCGCCGAGATCATGGCGGGGCAACGCTCGGTGTTCGCCGCCCGCCGCGCGACGATCGACGGGCAGACCGCCCAGCTCGAGGAGCAGGTCCTCCAGCTGGAGCAGCAGATCGGCGGGATGGAGGCCCAGCTCGACGCCAAGCGGGACGAAGTGGCGCTGATCGAGGCCGAGCTGGAGGACCTCACCCAGCTCCTCGCGCGCGACCTCGTCCCTCGTGCCCGCGTCACCGAACGGCGGCGCGAGGCGGCGCGCCTCACCGGCGAAGACGGCGAGCTGACCGCCCGCATCGCCGCCGCGCGCGGGCGCATCGCCGAGATCCGCATGCAGGTCTTGCAGATCGAGACCGAGTTCCAACAGAGCGTCCTGTCCGAGATCAGCGACCTGCAGACCGAGATCGCCACCCTCGCCGAGCGCAACGTCGCCGCGGACGACGAGCTGTCGCGCATCGAGGTGCGGGCGCCGGTGGGAGGCATCGTCCACGAGAGTGCGGTCAGCACGATCGGCGGCGTGGTGGCGCCGGGCGGCCTCCTCATGAAGATCGTGCCGCAGAGCGAGACGCTCGTGGTGGAGACGCGCATCGCGCCCATCAACGTGGACGAGGTGAGCGTCGGCCAGCACGCGCAGGTGCTGCTGACGGGCCTGCCGACCCGGACGACGCCCCGCCTCAACGGCGAGGTGGCGAGCATCTCGGCCGAGCGCTCGGTGGACCCGGCGACGGGGCAATCCTACTTCACCGCCCGCGTGACCCTCTCGCCGCAGGAGCGCGCGCGGCTGGGCGCGGCCGTCGTCCACCCCGGCATGCCGGCCGAGGTGTTCATCGAGACACGCGCGCGCAACGTGCTGGATTACCTGGTGGAGCCGCTGTTCAACGCCGCCAACGTGACCTTCACCGAAAGCTGA
- a CDS encoding alkene reductase yields MPSYPHLFSAFELGDVTLANRIVMAPMTRSRATGNIPNDLMAEYYGARAAGAGLLITEGTAPSANGLGYPRIPGLFSPAQVAGWRKVTDAVHQGGAKIFAQVMHTGRIGHPHNLPEGGAILAPSALAAPGEMYTDQEGPLPHPTPRAMRESEIHSAIDEFVAAARNAVEAGFDGVELHGANGYLIDQFINPIANQRKDGWGGTPDARNRFAIEVSRRVAEAIGPQRVGIRLSPYGAFNGLTAFDGIDAQFTELAGALGKLGLAYLHIVDHSAMGAPEVPQAIKDAMRDAFAGTVILSGGYDAEKAEADLAAGKGELVAFGRPFIANPDLPRRFLDGADLNEPKPDTFYTPGVAGYTDYPRAA; encoded by the coding sequence ATGCCCTCCTATCCGCACCTGTTCTCGGCCTTCGAGCTGGGCGACGTGACGCTTGCCAACCGCATCGTCATGGCGCCGATGACGCGCTCGCGGGCCACCGGCAACATCCCCAACGACCTGATGGCCGAATATTACGGAGCGCGCGCGGCCGGCGCCGGCCTCCTCATCACCGAGGGGACGGCGCCCAGCGCCAACGGCCTCGGCTACCCGCGTATCCCCGGCCTCTTCAGCCCGGCGCAGGTCGCCGGCTGGCGCAAGGTCACGGACGCGGTTCACCAGGGCGGTGCCAAGATCTTCGCCCAGGTGATGCACACCGGCCGCATCGGCCATCCGCACAATCTGCCCGAGGGTGGCGCCATCCTCGCCCCGTCGGCCCTCGCCGCGCCCGGCGAGATGTACACCGACCAGGAGGGTCCGCTGCCGCATCCGACCCCGCGGGCGATGCGCGAATCGGAGATCCATTCCGCGATCGACGAGTTCGTCGCCGCCGCCCGCAACGCCGTCGAGGCCGGGTTCGACGGCGTCGAGTTGCACGGCGCCAACGGCTACCTGATCGACCAGTTCATCAACCCCATCGCCAACCAGCGCAAAGACGGCTGGGGCGGGACGCCGGACGCGCGCAACCGCTTCGCCATCGAGGTGAGCCGCCGCGTGGCCGAGGCGATCGGGCCGCAGCGTGTGGGCATCCGCCTCTCGCCCTACGGCGCGTTCAACGGCCTCACCGCCTTCGACGGGATCGACGCGCAGTTCACCGAACTCGCCGGCGCGCTCGGCAAGCTCGGCCTCGCCTATCTCCACATCGTCGACCATTCGGCGATGGGAGCGCCCGAGGTGCCGCAGGCGATCAAGGACGCGATGCGCGACGCCTTCGCCGGCACCGTCATCCTGTCGGGCGGGTACGACGCGGAAAAGGCCGAGGCCGACCTCGCCGCCGGAAAGGGCGAGCTGGTCGCCTTCGGCCGCCCGTTCATCGCCAACCCGGACCTGCCGCGGCGGTTTCTGGACGGGGCCGACCTGAACGAGCCGAAGCCCGACACGTTCTACACCCCCGGCGTCGCCGGCTACACCGACTACCCGCGCGCCGCCTGA
- a CDS encoding MFS transporter, translated as MSATSTRSVQSYLDERPAWPDATPAPGSPVTPMQWRIFFLASAGKFFEGMVVFMGGIALPLIAEEFAITKLQHGLVTAASLFGILVGASLLGGLADRHGRKRLFVLEMVLFTVFLVLVCVSPGFWWLLACLFGIGLALGCDYPTAHLVISETTASEARGRMVLGAFAFQAVGAMFGTGVSYLVLANVPDIGAWRYMYAVAVVPAVLVILARLTIPESPHFLMVRGRMEEAREATRRLLQREPMYPSTIELAPLRDDVAAAADKGYGALFNRRNRRATILASVPWFLQDLGTYGIGIFTPVILANAVGSAQQHASSVATLVERDMLAAKGAALIDVLLLVGILAAIVLADRVGRIRLQVIGFVGCAAGLAIAAAAATVEGPAQTVMIFAGFMLFNFMTNMGPNAQTYLIAGEVFPTEIRAKGAGFAASFAKIGAVATAFLFPVLLVDIGTEWLLGGLVATSLVGAVVTAVWRIETSGLSLEAIGAETEAGAADLRPDRVGPSVAAAE; from the coding sequence ATGAGCGCCACCTCCACCCGCAGCGTCCAGAGCTACCTGGACGAGCGTCCCGCCTGGCCGGACGCCACGCCCGCCCCCGGATCCCCCGTCACGCCGATGCAGTGGCGCATCTTCTTCCTCGCCTCGGCGGGCAAGTTCTTCGAGGGGATGGTCGTCTTCATGGGCGGCATCGCGCTGCCGCTGATCGCCGAGGAGTTCGCGATCACCAAGCTGCAGCACGGCCTCGTCACCGCGGCGTCGCTGTTCGGCATCCTCGTCGGCGCCAGCCTGCTGGGCGGGCTCGCCGACCGGCACGGGCGCAAGCGTCTCTTCGTGCTGGAGATGGTGCTCTTCACCGTCTTCCTGGTGCTGGTGTGCGTCAGTCCGGGGTTCTGGTGGCTGCTCGCGTGCCTGTTCGGCATCGGCCTGGCGCTGGGGTGCGATTATCCCACCGCCCACCTCGTGATCTCCGAGACGACGGCGAGCGAGGCGCGGGGCCGGATGGTGCTGGGCGCGTTCGCCTTCCAGGCGGTGGGGGCGATGTTCGGCACCGGGGTCAGCTACCTGGTGCTCGCCAACGTGCCCGACATCGGCGCCTGGCGGTATATGTACGCGGTCGCCGTGGTCCCGGCGGTGCTCGTCATCCTGGCGCGGCTGACGATCCCGGAGAGCCCGCATTTCCTGATGGTGCGTGGGCGCATGGAGGAGGCGCGAGAGGCGACGCGGCGTCTCCTGCAGCGCGAGCCGATGTACCCTTCGACGATCGAGCTGGCGCCGCTCCGCGACGACGTCGCCGCCGCCGCCGACAAGGGCTACGGCGCGCTGTTCAACCGGCGCAATCGGCGGGCCACCATCCTCGCGTCGGTGCCCTGGTTCCTTCAGGATCTCGGCACCTACGGCATCGGCATCTTCACGCCGGTGATCCTGGCGAACGCCGTCGGCTCAGCGCAACAGCACGCCTCCTCGGTGGCGACGCTCGTCGAGCGGGACATGCTGGCGGCCAAGGGCGCGGCGCTGATCGACGTCCTGCTGCTGGTCGGCATCCTCGCCGCGATCGTGCTGGCGGACCGGGTGGGGCGGATCAGGCTGCAAGTGATCGGGTTCGTCGGCTGCGCGGCGGGGCTGGCGATCGCCGCCGCGGCGGCGACGGTCGAGGGGCCGGCGCAGACGGTGATGATCTTCGCCGGCTTCATGCTGTTCAACTTCATGACCAACATGGGCCCCAACGCGCAGACCTATCTGATCGCCGGCGAGGTCTTCCCGACCGAGATTCGGGCCAAGGGGGCCGGGTTCGCCGCCTCGTTCGCCAAAATCGGCGCCGTGGCGACGGCATTCCTCTTCCCCGTCCTCCTCGTCGACATCGGCACCGAGTGGCTCCTCGGCGGCCTGGTCGCCACCTCGCTCGTCGGCGCCGTGGTCACGGCCGTCTGGCGGATCGAGACCAGCGGGCTCAGCCTGGAGGCGATCGGCGCCGAGACCGAAGCCGGCGCCGCCGACCTGCGCCCGGACCGCGTCGGCCCGAGCGTCGCGGCGGCCGAATAG
- a CDS encoding type I secretion system permease/ATPase: MANPTLTARILKSARSALGGVALFSCLVNLLMLTGPIYMLQIYDRVLASGSVPTLLALSLIVAVLYVFMAVLDLVRQRILIRVGHVFDDELSHTAFASYVDAPMKFGPVGEQAQPIRDVDQLRQFFSSTGMTALFDVPWMPLYLAVVYMIHPSLGVMATAGALILLAIAIVTDRTARNAVARTNSIGARRTQFAESTRRNAEVVRGMGMLTGLGSVWRGVNRSYLRANARAAEIVSTSSVITKVFRLGLQSAVLGLGAYLAVHQSITAGAMIAASIIMSRALQPVEAAVSNWRQFLGARQAYVRLSTVVQATEDVDRMALPAPTREVAAQAVTVVAPGTQSPIIRDVGFGLRAGQALGVIGKSGSGKSTLARAVVGVWPTVRGKITLDGAPIDQFPPGALGRHIGYLPQDVELFPGTVAANIARFAPDFDPDDVVEAARQAGVHELILTLPNGYNTAIGEQGAVLSGGQRQRVGLARALYKAPFLVVLDEPNSNLDAEGDEALLKAVTTIRQRGGIAIVIAHRPSAVAGCDHILMLAEGHMKDFGPRDEVLARVTRRVDGAPPLVRGIGATKPEAAE, from the coding sequence ATGGCGAACCCGACATTGACCGCCCGGATCCTGAAATCGGCGCGCAGCGCGCTGGGTGGGGTCGCGCTGTTCTCGTGCCTGGTCAACCTTCTGATGCTGACCGGGCCGATCTACATGTTGCAGATCTACGACCGCGTGCTGGCGTCCGGCTCGGTGCCGACGCTGCTGGCCCTGTCGCTGATCGTGGCGGTCCTCTACGTATTCATGGCGGTGCTGGACCTCGTCCGTCAGCGCATTCTCATCCGCGTCGGCCACGTGTTCGACGACGAGCTGAGCCACACCGCCTTCGCATCCTATGTCGACGCGCCGATGAAGTTCGGCCCCGTGGGCGAGCAGGCCCAGCCGATTCGCGACGTCGACCAGCTGCGCCAGTTCTTCTCCTCGACCGGCATGACGGCGCTGTTCGACGTCCCTTGGATGCCGCTCTACCTGGCCGTGGTCTACATGATCCACCCCTCGCTCGGCGTGATGGCGACGGCGGGGGCGCTGATCCTTCTCGCCATCGCCATCGTGACCGACCGCACCGCCCGCAACGCCGTCGCCCGCACCAACTCGATCGGCGCGCGGCGCACGCAGTTCGCCGAATCGACCCGCCGCAATGCGGAGGTGGTACGGGGCATGGGGATGTTGACCGGGCTCGGCAGCGTGTGGCGCGGGGTCAACCGCAGCTACCTGCGCGCCAATGCCCGCGCGGCGGAGATCGTGTCGACGTCGAGCGTCATCACCAAGGTGTTCCGCCTCGGCCTGCAATCGGCGGTGCTGGGGCTGGGCGCCTACCTCGCGGTGCACCAGTCGATCACCGCGGGGGCCATGATCGCAGCGTCCATCATCATGAGCCGCGCATTGCAGCCGGTGGAGGCGGCGGTCTCCAACTGGCGCCAGTTCCTCGGCGCGCGGCAGGCCTACGTGCGGCTGAGCACGGTGGTCCAGGCGACCGAGGACGTGGACCGGATGGCCCTCCCCGCGCCGACCCGCGAGGTCGCCGCCCAGGCCGTGACGGTGGTCGCCCCCGGCACGCAATCGCCCATCATCCGCGACGTCGGCTTCGGTTTGCGTGCGGGGCAGGCGCTGGGGGTGATCGGAAAGTCCGGGTCGGGCAAATCGACCCTGGCGCGGGCGGTCGTCGGCGTGTGGCCGACGGTGCGCGGCAAGATCACGCTGGACGGCGCACCGATCGACCAGTTCCCGCCGGGCGCCCTCGGCCGGCATATCGGCTACCTGCCGCAGGACGTGGAGCTCTTCCCCGGCACGGTGGCCGCGAATATCGCCCGCTTCGCACCGGACTTCGACCCGGACGACGTCGTCGAGGCGGCGCGGCAGGCGGGCGTGCACGAGCTGATCCTCACCCTGCCCAACGGCTACAATACCGCCATCGGCGAGCAGGGCGCGGTGCTCTCCGGCGGGCAGCGCCAGCGCGTCGGCCTCGCCCGCGCCCTCTACAAGGCGCCGTTCCTCGTGGTGCTGGACGAGCCCAACTCCAACCTCGACGCGGAGGGCGACGAGGCGCTGCTGAAGGCCGTAACCACCATTCGCCAGCGTGGCGGCATCGCCATCGTCATTGCCCACCGCCCCTCCGCGGTCGCCGGCTGCGACCACATCCTCATGCTCGCGGAGGGGCACATGAAGGACTTCGGGCCGCGCGACGAGGTCCTGGCCCGGGTCACCCGCCGCGTCGACGGGGCGCCGCCGCTGGTCCGCGGCATCGGCGCCACCAAGCCGGAAGCTGCCGAATGA
- a CDS encoding capsule biosynthesis protein: MSLASARRVLLLEGPPTGFFSVLERHLEAADVPVTRVLLHAGDWLFARGRGISFRGRVDAFEPFLRELIAANDITDLIYFADRLPYHRVAARVASEVGVIPYAIENGYLRPDWLTFEPGGMGVYSRFPTDRDHIERIAADAPAIDNEIRYRHLFTNEAFHDVAYNFSRLIGSPVYRHFDDDKPTSPVREYAAWIPQLVRRQIARNRAPRQLERILKHNKPYFLIPLQLEVDYQIRDNSPYRRLSEFIDEVFASFAAYAPKETSVLVKIHPLDSGLENWRHTLKRIKRDHDLTGRIRMIAAGSLQDMLDNAAGVVLVNSTVGLYALRAGAPTKALGGAVYNLPDLTDQQPLDTFWSNPRKPDDTYVATFVKALARATQLKGSFYNRPGMDVGAAEVVRRIKAEIGTSDMFVSPPPRLEAARAMGVNVR, encoded by the coding sequence ATGTCGCTAGCCTCTGCGCGGCGGGTCCTGCTCCTCGAGGGTCCGCCCACCGGCTTCTTTTCCGTTCTCGAACGTCACCTCGAGGCCGCCGACGTTCCTGTGACACGGGTGCTGCTGCACGCGGGGGACTGGCTGTTCGCGCGTGGCCGGGGGATCTCCTTTCGCGGCCGCGTCGACGCGTTCGAGCCGTTCCTGCGCGAGCTGATCGCCGCGAACGACATCACCGACCTGATCTATTTCGCCGACCGGTTGCCCTATCACCGCGTCGCCGCGCGGGTGGCGAGCGAGGTCGGCGTCATCCCCTACGCCATCGAGAACGGCTACCTGCGGCCCGACTGGCTGACCTTCGAGCCGGGCGGCATGGGCGTATACTCCCGCTTCCCCACCGACCGCGACCACATCGAGCGGATCGCCGCCGACGCGCCGGCGATCGACAACGAGATCCGCTACCGCCACCTCTTCACCAACGAGGCCTTCCACGACGTCGCCTACAACTTCTCGCGGCTGATCGGCTCGCCCGTCTACCGCCACTTCGACGACGACAAGCCGACGAGCCCTGTGCGCGAGTACGCCGCCTGGATCCCGCAGCTCGTGCGCCGGCAGATCGCCCGCAACCGCGCCCCGCGCCAGCTGGAGCGGATCCTGAAACACAACAAGCCGTATTTCCTGATCCCGTTGCAGCTCGAGGTCGACTACCAGATCCGCGACAACTCCCCCTACCGGCGCCTGAGCGAGTTCATCGACGAGGTGTTCGCGTCCTTCGCCGCCTACGCGCCGAAAGAGACCTCGGTCCTGGTCAAGATCCACCCGCTCGACAGTGGGTTGGAGAACTGGCGCCACACGCTGAAGCGCATCAAGCGCGACCACGACCTCACCGGCCGCATCCGCATGATCGCCGCCGGCTCGTTGCAGGACATGCTGGACAACGCGGCCGGCGTCGTCCTCGTCAACTCCACGGTGGGCCTCTATGCGCTGCGGGCCGGGGCGCCGACGAAGGCGCTCGGCGGCGCGGTCTACAACCTTCCCGACCTCACCGACCAGCAGCCGCTCGACACCTTCTGGAGCAACCCGCGGAAGCCGGACGACACCTACGTCGCCACCTTCGTGAAGGCGCTGGCGCGGGCGACGCAGCTCAAGGGCAGCTTCTACAACCGGCCGGGGATGGACGTCGGCGCGGCGGAGGTGGTGCGGCGCATCAAGGCCGAGATCGGCACCAGCGACATGTTCGTCTCCCCGCCGCCGCGGCTGGAGGCGGCGCGCGCGATGGGCGTCAATGTGAGGTAA